One Candidatus Binataceae bacterium DNA segment encodes these proteins:
- a CDS encoding helix-turn-helix transcriptional regulator, with translation MASKKAQRSLGQMLRERRRKLDLTQLEVAQRIGTSTPYIGHLEAGKRHPSDKVIGRLAEVLGFEGRELFFAANPRAIALMEPPSGQRRRSAWEEFKRDARLHRVHAITEDELDLLGRVAKLGDAGSSRDFIYILTTIRHALNR, from the coding sequence ATGGCATCGAAGAAGGCACAGCGCTCTCTGGGACAGATGCTGCGTGAGCGCCGCCGCAAGCTCGACCTGACGCAACTCGAGGTGGCGCAACGAATCGGCACTTCAACGCCGTATATCGGCCATCTCGAAGCGGGTAAGCGTCATCCCTCGGATAAGGTTATCGGGCGGCTCGCGGAAGTGCTCGGCTTCGAGGGCCGCGAGCTGTTTTTTGCGGCGAATCCGCGGGCGATCGCGCTGATGGAGCCGCCATCCGGACAGCGGCGGCGCTCGGCGTGGGAAGAGTTCAAGCGCGACGCGCGGCTCCATCGCGTGCACGCGATTACCGAGGATGAACTCGATCTGCTGGGGCGCGTCGCCAAGCTGGGCGACGCCGGCAGTTCCCGGGACTTCATCTATATTCTCACGACTATCCGCCACGCCCTGAATCGCTGA
- a CDS encoding amidohydrolase family protein, translating to MNNGTKVIDADGHILEPPDLWEKYLEPKYRPDAVRLRIGADGYEFLEVAGHRAKLVTQGQLGTLGGMGKKVEEANRRREQAVNSGQAANLRYAKPGPDDTYVRGAAFGTMDMKERLQLLDQEGMAAAVLYPTLGLFWEAESSDAELSAAYARAYNRWITDFCGDSGGRLIPIAHISLGDPEEAALELERAVKEGCRGAFLAPFTLSRRPHGDAAHDRFFAVAQDCNVPVAIHPTVEPAALGIHHRYDHFGWAAWYYDLFAGQPVQHAFATFFQLGVFDRFPRLRVVVLESGAGWIGYFLDRADAIFTGTPIAQTVRLKEKPSVYFKERCFISADPDERTIAGLMAHVGEDKFFWASDYPHPDHPGNYLEELSGLVAPMTDSGRRGILGENVAKAYRLT from the coding sequence GTGAACAACGGGACCAAAGTAATCGATGCGGACGGTCATATCCTCGAGCCACCCGATCTATGGGAGAAATATCTCGAACCCAAGTATCGGCCGGACGCAGTGCGGCTCCGGATTGGCGCGGACGGCTATGAGTTTCTCGAGGTCGCCGGTCATCGCGCCAAACTGGTCACTCAAGGGCAGCTCGGCACGCTGGGCGGGATGGGCAAGAAGGTCGAGGAAGCCAATCGCCGTCGCGAGCAGGCGGTCAATTCCGGTCAGGCGGCGAATTTGCGCTATGCCAAGCCCGGTCCGGATGACACTTATGTTCGCGGCGCGGCCTTCGGCACGATGGATATGAAAGAGCGCCTGCAGTTGCTCGACCAAGAGGGGATGGCGGCGGCGGTGCTCTATCCGACGCTCGGGCTGTTCTGGGAGGCCGAGAGTAGCGACGCCGAATTGTCGGCGGCCTATGCCCGCGCCTATAACCGCTGGATCACAGATTTCTGCGGCGACTCGGGCGGCAGATTGATTCCGATCGCGCATATCTCACTCGGCGATCCGGAGGAAGCCGCACTGGAGCTCGAACGAGCGGTCAAAGAGGGATGCCGCGGGGCGTTCCTTGCGCCGTTTACGCTTTCACGCCGGCCACATGGCGACGCGGCACACGACCGTTTCTTTGCGGTTGCGCAGGACTGCAACGTTCCGGTCGCGATTCATCCGACGGTCGAGCCGGCCGCGCTGGGCATTCACCATCGGTACGACCACTTCGGCTGGGCGGCATGGTATTACGACCTTTTTGCCGGCCAGCCCGTGCAGCACGCCTTCGCAACTTTCTTTCAGCTCGGCGTGTTCGATCGTTTTCCGCGCCTGCGCGTGGTCGTGCTTGAATCAGGCGCCGGCTGGATCGGCTATTTCCTCGACCGCGCCGACGCCATCTTCACCGGCACGCCGATCGCGCAGACCGTGCGGCTCAAGGAAAAGCCGTCGGTTTACTTCAAGGAACGCTGCTTCATCTCGGCAGATCCCGACGAACGCACGATCGCCGGACTGATGGCGCATGTCGGCGAAGACAAGTTCTTCTGGGCCAGCGACTATCCGCACCCGGACCATCCGGGCAACTATCTCGAAGAGCTATCCGGCCTCGTCGCCCCGATGACCGACTCCGGCCGCCGCGGAATCCTTGGTGAGAATGTAGCCAAGGCTTACCGGTTAACCTGA
- a CDS encoding Lrp/AsnC family transcriptional regulator, translating into MKAGTEAFEPDAIDLQIIDALQEHGRIPHAKLADQVGLSAPSVIERVKKLEDCGVITGYHASVDARKLGKDVTAFIGVSIGHPRTIDPFEETVARMPDVLECHHVTGEHTVLLKVKTHSTASLERLIGTIRLIHGVTRTETMVVLSTHTERWQIATAADEQAPDHGNGRRARHVVVRNATAEAKRAQ; encoded by the coding sequence ATGAAAGCAGGTACCGAGGCCTTTGAGCCCGACGCGATAGATTTGCAGATTATTGACGCGCTGCAGGAGCATGGCCGTATTCCGCACGCCAAGCTCGCCGATCAGGTCGGCCTGTCGGCGCCGTCGGTTATCGAGCGGGTCAAGAAGCTCGAGGACTGTGGCGTTATCACCGGCTATCACGCCTCGGTCGATGCGCGAAAGCTGGGCAAGGATGTCACCGCCTTCATCGGTGTTTCGATCGGCCATCCGCGCACGATCGATCCCTTCGAGGAGACGGTCGCGCGGATGCCCGACGTCCTCGAATGCCATCACGTCACTGGCGAGCACACGGTCTTGCTCAAGGTCAAGACGCACAGCACGGCGTCACTCGAGCGGCTGATCGGTACGATCCGCCTGATCCATGGCGTGACGCGGACGGAAACCATGGTGGTGCTGTCGACTCATACGGAGCGCTGGCAGATTGCGACGGCCGCGGACGAGCAGGCGCCGGACCACGGCAACGGCCGCCGCGCGCGCCACGTCGTCGTGCGCAACGCCACCGCTGAAGCAAAGAGGGCCCAGTGA
- a CDS encoding acyl-CoA dehydrogenase family protein: MDFDLTDSQHEIINGVRALCQRFPDEYWRGHDQRHEFPHDFYKAIADAGYLGIAIPEEYGGSGLGITEAALLMGEVAYHGAMNAASAIHLGMFGLMPLVKHGSEELRRRHLRRAISGELHVSFAVTEPDAGNDITHIKTFARREGDNYVVNGRKVFITKAQESSKMLLLTRTTPIEKVTKKTDGMTLFFADLDRDAVEVRELKKLGRHAVDTNMLFIDNLKVSASDMVGPEGGGFRILMDGLNPERILLAAEAVGMGRSAVDRAVKYAKERNVFGRPIGQNQAIAHPLADSYSKLEVAQLMAMKAAWLYDRGKPCGPEANMAKLRAADAGCEATDRAVQTFGGYGYMQEYDVERFFRECRLVKIAPVSQEMVLNTISEHVLQLPRSY, encoded by the coding sequence ATGGATTTTGATTTGACCGACTCGCAGCATGAAATTATCAACGGCGTGCGCGCGCTGTGCCAGCGCTTTCCTGACGAGTACTGGCGTGGCCACGATCAGCGCCACGAGTTTCCGCACGATTTCTACAAAGCCATCGCCGACGCCGGTTATCTAGGTATCGCGATTCCCGAGGAGTACGGCGGCAGCGGACTGGGCATCACCGAAGCCGCGCTGCTGATGGGCGAGGTTGCGTATCACGGCGCGATGAACGCGGCGAGCGCGATCCATCTCGGGATGTTCGGCCTGATGCCGCTGGTCAAGCATGGCAGCGAGGAGCTGCGGCGGCGTCATCTGCGGCGCGCCATCAGCGGCGAACTGCATGTCTCGTTCGCGGTCACCGAGCCGGACGCGGGCAACGACATCACGCATATCAAGACCTTCGCCCGCCGCGAGGGCGACAACTACGTCGTCAATGGGCGCAAGGTTTTCATCACCAAGGCGCAGGAGTCGAGCAAGATGCTCCTGTTGACGCGGACCACGCCGATCGAGAAGGTGACGAAGAAAACCGACGGCATGACGCTCTTTTTCGCCGATCTCGATCGCGACGCCGTTGAGGTGCGCGAGCTCAAGAAGCTCGGGCGTCACGCCGTCGACACTAACATGCTCTTTATCGACAATCTCAAAGTCTCCGCCTCGGACATGGTCGGGCCCGAGGGCGGCGGCTTTCGCATCCTGATGGACGGGCTGAATCCCGAGCGCATCCTGCTCGCGGCGGAGGCGGTGGGGATGGGCCGTTCTGCGGTTGATCGCGCCGTCAAGTACGCGAAGGAACGCAACGTCTTCGGCCGGCCGATCGGGCAGAATCAGGCGATCGCGCATCCGCTGGCTGACTCCTACTCCAAGCTCGAAGTCGCGCAACTGATGGCGATGAAGGCGGCGTGGCTGTACGACCGCGGCAAACCCTGCGGGCCCGAGGCCAACATGGCGAAGCTGCGCGCCGCCGACGCGGGTTGCGAAGCTACCGATCGCGCCGTACAGACTTTCGGCGGCTATGGTTACATGCAGGAGTACGATGTCGAGCGCTTCTTCCGCGAGTGCCGCCTGGTCAAGATTGCGCCGGTCTCGCAGGAGATGGTCCTCAACACGATCAGCGAGCACGTACTCCAACTGCCGCGTTCTTATTGA
- a CDS encoding MFS transporter yields the protein MAQPTTAAKPTIEGAAGWPRRYTVVALFATATALCYVDRVNISIAIIPLAHDKGYDAAARGLVLSAFFWGYLSPQMLGGWVADRFGGKRVLAAGVALWSVATFLTPPAAAISFAALLLMRAALGAGEAINFPAVHSLAARWTLEAERSRAIALHFSGVAFGTIVALLVSPLIVIKLGWPAVFYISGASGIIWLAAWWVKAADSPADCAGVSAAELALIESERHDTSFAPAIPWRAILSEKAVWAIVIAHTCNNFGFYILLLWLPSYLHHNFAVPMERLGTLAVIPYLAAFVMQNLSGWIADSLHRRGLALGTVRKLMQTTSFTLGGLPILALPAIHSPRAAVILATISLAGTGLGAGGFAVNHLDVAPRYAGILMGLSNTFATLPGIVGVAATGVILEATGSFSAAFYLIAGVYAIGLVAYATLASGERKI from the coding sequence ATGGCGCAACCGACAACCGCTGCGAAGCCAACCATAGAGGGCGCCGCGGGCTGGCCGCGACGCTATACCGTTGTCGCGCTCTTCGCGACGGCGACGGCGCTCTGCTACGTCGATCGCGTCAATATCTCAATTGCGATCATCCCGCTCGCGCATGACAAAGGCTATGACGCCGCCGCGCGCGGCCTCGTGCTGTCGGCCTTCTTCTGGGGTTACCTCTCTCCACAGATGCTCGGCGGATGGGTGGCAGATCGTTTCGGCGGCAAACGGGTGCTCGCCGCCGGCGTCGCGCTGTGGTCGGTCGCGACTTTTCTGACGCCACCGGCGGCGGCAATTTCGTTTGCCGCTCTGCTGCTGATGCGCGCTGCCCTGGGCGCGGGCGAGGCGATCAACTTTCCGGCGGTCCATAGCCTGGCTGCGCGCTGGACCCTCGAGGCCGAACGCTCGCGCGCGATTGCGCTGCACTTCAGCGGCGTCGCCTTCGGCACGATCGTCGCGTTGCTGGTGAGTCCGCTGATCGTGATCAAGCTTGGCTGGCCGGCGGTTTTCTATATCTCGGGCGCGAGCGGGATTATCTGGCTCGCGGCGTGGTGGGTCAAAGCGGCGGACAGTCCGGCGGATTGTGCTGGAGTCTCCGCCGCCGAACTCGCGTTGATCGAGTCGGAGCGTCACGATACTTCGTTTGCGCCGGCAATTCCGTGGCGCGCGATCCTCAGCGAAAAAGCGGTATGGGCGATCGTAATCGCGCACACCTGCAACAATTTTGGTTTCTACATTCTGTTGCTGTGGCTGCCGAGCTATTTGCATCACAACTTCGCGGTGCCGATGGAGCGGCTGGGCACGCTCGCGGTTATCCCCTATCTCGCGGCCTTTGTGATGCAGAACCTGAGCGGCTGGATCGCCGACAGCTTGCATCGGCGGGGGCTCGCGCTCGGAACTGTGCGCAAGCTGATGCAGACGACGTCATTCACGCTGGGTGGCTTGCCGATACTCGCGCTGCCGGCAATTCATTCGCCACGGGCGGCAGTGATTCTGGCGACGATTTCACTCGCCGGCACTGGGCTCGGCGCAGGTGGCTTCGCGGTGAATCATCTCGACGTCGCGCCACGCTATGCCGGCATCCTGATGGGCCTCTCGAATACCTTTGCGACCCTGCCGGGGATCGTCGGGGTCGCTGCGACCGGCGTCATCCTCGAGGCCACCGGATCGTTCTCGGCGGCTTTCTATCTCATCGCGGGGGTGTACGCGATCGGACTGGTAGCGTATGCGACGCTGGCCTCCGGCGAACGCAAGATCTAA
- a CDS encoding AbrB/MazE/SpoVT family DNA-binding domain-containing protein, translated as MPQFNLKTKFQIVIPQHIREQVHLEIGDLLEANVEDGKITFTRKSRVDRHLAEGLADFREGRTHGPYDNAAAAIKALDARAKRSTKNKPRR; from the coding sequence ATGCCCCAATTCAATTTAAAGACCAAGTTTCAGATCGTCATTCCACAGCACATCCGCGAACAGGTGCATCTGGAGATCGGCGATCTCCTGGAAGCGAACGTGGAGGACGGCAAAATCACCTTTACGCGCAAAAGTCGGGTTGACCGGCATCTTGCGGAAGGGCTGGCCGATTTCCGGGAAGGCAGGACCCACGGCCCCTACGACAACGCCGCCGCAGCGATAAAAGCTCTCGACGCGCGCGCGAAACGCTCTACAAAGAACAAGCCTCGCAGATGA
- a CDS encoding cyclase family protein → MAKPTEHEFKALLEKCSNWGRWGKDDQRGALNFITAAKRAAAAKLVQHGEAVSLALPLPTIPAPDNPTPVMHMIQQAGYDSHDLPLLPYASDYFAIAPHGLATTHLDALCHVFNEGKMYNGFEASEVGSHGARKCAIDVARDGVITRGVLLDIPQLKKVEWLENNVAITAADLDAAEREQRVKVEEGDVLFIRTGRAKQRKAKGGWDALHDGMAGLETSCLPWIHERQIAVLGSDGISDAVPSGIGKFALPIHVCTLVMMGLHLIDNADLDALSAACARFGRYEFQFVMAPLILERGTASPVNPLALF, encoded by the coding sequence GTGGCCAAGCCGACTGAACATGAATTCAAAGCTTTGCTCGAAAAGTGCAGCAACTGGGGCCGCTGGGGCAAAGATGACCAGCGCGGCGCGCTGAACTTCATCACGGCGGCCAAGCGCGCCGCCGCGGCCAAACTTGTGCAACACGGCGAGGCGGTCTCGCTCGCGCTGCCGCTGCCGACGATCCCGGCCCCTGACAACCCGACCCCGGTGATGCACATGATCCAGCAGGCAGGTTATGACTCGCACGATTTGCCGCTGCTGCCCTATGCTTCCGACTATTTCGCGATCGCACCGCACGGACTCGCGACGACGCATCTGGACGCGCTTTGCCACGTCTTCAACGAGGGTAAGATGTACAACGGCTTCGAGGCGAGCGAAGTCGGCTCCCACGGCGCGCGCAAGTGCGCAATCGATGTGGCGCGCGACGGCGTGATCACGCGCGGGGTTCTGCTGGACATCCCGCAACTCAAAAAGGTCGAGTGGCTCGAAAACAATGTCGCGATCACGGCGGCGGACCTCGATGCCGCCGAGCGCGAACAGCGCGTCAAGGTCGAAGAAGGCGACGTGCTTTTCATTCGTACCGGCCGCGCGAAACAGCGCAAGGCCAAGGGCGGATGGGATGCGCTGCACGACGGGATGGCGGGACTCGAGACTTCCTGCCTGCCGTGGATTCACGAACGCCAGATCGCCGTGCTGGGCTCCGACGGGATCAGCGACGCCGTGCCGAGCGGCATCGGCAAGTTTGCCCTGCCGATTCACGTCTGCACGCTCGTGATGATGGGGTTGCATCTGATCGACAATGCCGACCTCGACGCCTTGTCAGCCGCCTGCGCGCGCTTCGGCCGTTACGAATTCCAGTTCGTGATGGCTCCGCTGATCCTCGAACGCGGTACCGCGTCGCCGGTCAATCCGCTCGCACTCTTCTGA
- a CDS encoding cyclase family protein gives MAARLSKEQVKANFEKINNWGRWGKEDERGALNFITDAKRAAGARLVQTGEIVSCALPLSTKSGPDNPQPVHHMMLHVGPPVAALDYFGIAPHGFAFTHLDALCHVFWEGQMYNGFSAREVGRFGARKCAIDVTRDGIATRGVLLDLPAVKKVDFLEPGEAIYPEDLDAAEKLYGAKVEEGDVLLIRTGRHKRRQLKGEWDARREGLAGLDAACLPWLHERRVALLGCDGVSDCSPSHYAPEFEMPIHVGALVMMGVHLLDNANLDALEAACRKNHRYEFQFVMAPLILERGTASPVNPLAIL, from the coding sequence ATGGCAGCACGTCTGAGTAAGGAACAGGTCAAGGCCAACTTCGAGAAGATCAACAACTGGGGGCGGTGGGGCAAAGAAGACGAGCGCGGCGCCCTGAATTTCATCACTGACGCCAAGCGCGCCGCGGGCGCGAGGCTAGTCCAGACTGGCGAGATCGTGTCGTGCGCGCTGCCGCTCTCAACCAAATCAGGGCCGGACAATCCGCAGCCGGTCCATCATATGATGTTGCATGTGGGACCACCGGTCGCCGCGCTCGATTATTTCGGCATCGCGCCGCACGGGTTCGCATTCACCCACCTCGACGCGCTCTGTCACGTCTTTTGGGAAGGCCAGATGTATAACGGCTTCAGTGCGCGCGAGGTCGGACGCTTCGGGGCGCGCAAGTGCGCGATCGACGTCACGCGCGACGGCATCGCCACGCGCGGGGTCCTGCTGGATCTGCCGGCGGTGAAGAAAGTCGACTTTCTCGAGCCTGGCGAAGCGATCTATCCGGAGGATCTCGACGCCGCCGAAAAGCTTTACGGGGCGAAGGTGGAAGAGGGCGACGTTCTGCTAATCCGCACGGGTCGTCATAAGCGACGCCAGCTCAAGGGCGAATGGGACGCGCGCCGCGAAGGCTTGGCGGGTCTCGACGCCGCGTGCCTGCCATGGCTGCACGAGCGGCGAGTCGCGCTCCTCGGCTGCGACGGCGTCAGCGATTGTTCGCCCAGCCATTATGCTCCGGAGTTCGAGATGCCGATCCATGTCGGCGCGCTCGTGATGATGGGGGTCCATCTGCTGGACAACGCCAATCTCGACGCGCTGGAGGCGGCGTGCCGCAAAAATCATCGATACGAATTCCAGTTCGTCATGGCGCCGTTGATCCTCGAACGCGGCACGGCGTCGCCGGTTAATCCCCTGGCGATTTTGTAA
- a CDS encoding outer membrane beta-barrel protein, which translates to MRIGRGCHVVTRLAPLGLIIALGLQGVARADAASDAALQKQVQDLQTEIQELKGEINTIKANSVVQAPAAPPAGSTAAAPAPATVGQHVGAIEKDVADIKTNLSTNLGVHIHGLVDVPYEYNLNQPNTSGGSKGGVNSSSPGGSVNQLRVFDTEGSGFNLQQFNLHLDRTSDGGVGFVTELNFGQVANVLRASTRESNINPGTTSNDVIDLTQAYMTYTVPVGSGIALQLGRFVTLLGAEVIPTYSTYGSADYNISRSFIFGFGIPFTHTGLRGTYNFNQFLGLTLGVNNGWDDVTDNNDGQTFEGQLSLSSGDRMTHNQSLALTLSSTYGPEQVNRGSSRRWEIDPVLTYKTPIKGLQLIGEYLYAQETGPVSISPAFNSHGNPLCAVVPGNFCAPAPGFSAGPNGTILHPHAVSWNGADAYIVYDLTDNLEFALRGEYFEDPNGARTGLPQLLGEGTGTINYKIPAVTGLLARLEYRHDESNKKPFFNDTVFGPTSILAGLPNHTRAGQDTFIADAIYSF; encoded by the coding sequence ATGAGAATAGGAAGAGGTTGTCACGTTGTAACTCGTCTGGCGCCGCTCGGACTCATCATCGCGTTAGGTTTGCAAGGTGTCGCCAGAGCTGACGCCGCATCGGACGCGGCATTGCAAAAGCAGGTACAAGATCTTCAAACCGAAATTCAGGAACTCAAAGGTGAAATCAACACCATAAAGGCGAATTCAGTCGTGCAAGCTCCGGCGGCGCCGCCCGCCGGGAGTACGGCTGCAGCGCCGGCGCCGGCGACAGTGGGCCAGCACGTCGGCGCGATCGAAAAGGATGTCGCCGATATCAAGACCAATCTGAGCACAAATCTGGGCGTGCATATCCACGGGCTGGTCGATGTGCCCTACGAGTACAATCTCAACCAACCCAACACCAGTGGCGGCAGCAAAGGCGGGGTGAACTCGTCGTCGCCGGGCGGCAGCGTCAATCAGTTGCGGGTCTTCGATACCGAGGGCAGCGGCTTCAACCTCCAGCAATTCAACCTCCATCTCGATCGCACCTCGGATGGCGGCGTCGGCTTTGTCACGGAGTTGAACTTCGGACAGGTGGCAAACGTCCTGCGCGCATCGACGCGTGAGTCCAACATCAACCCGGGCACGACGAGCAACGATGTCATCGATCTGACTCAGGCATACATGACCTATACGGTGCCGGTCGGCAGCGGGATTGCGCTGCAACTCGGCCGTTTCGTCACGCTGCTCGGCGCGGAAGTGATTCCGACCTACAGCACCTATGGCAGCGCGGATTACAATATTTCGCGCTCGTTTATTTTTGGCTTTGGCATCCCGTTCACCCATACCGGCCTGCGCGGTACCTATAACTTCAACCAATTTCTCGGGCTCACGCTGGGCGTCAACAATGGCTGGGACGACGTGACCGATAACAACGACGGGCAGACCTTCGAGGGCCAGCTGTCACTAAGCAGCGGCGACAGGATGACTCACAACCAGTCGCTGGCGCTGACTCTCAGCAGTACTTACGGCCCGGAACAGGTCAACCGTGGCAGTTCGCGGCGCTGGGAGATCGATCCGGTGCTGACCTACAAGACGCCGATTAAAGGGCTGCAGCTGATCGGCGAATATCTCTATGCTCAGGAAACCGGACCGGTCTCGATAAGTCCCGCTTTCAATTCGCACGGTAACCCGCTGTGCGCCGTCGTTCCCGGGAACTTCTGTGCGCCTGCACCGGGCTTCAGCGCAGGTCCCAACGGCACGATCCTTCATCCACATGCGGTCAGCTGGAACGGCGCCGACGCATACATCGTCTACGACCTGACTGATAACCTTGAGTTCGCCTTGCGGGGCGAGTATTTCGAGGATCCCAACGGCGCGCGCACCGGCCTGCCGCAGCTACTAGGCGAAGGCACCGGAACGATCAATTACAAGATTCCGGCAGTGACCGGCTTGCTCGCGCGCCTCGAGTATCGGCACGACGAATCGAACAAGAAGCCGTTCTTCAACGACACCGTCTTCGGGCCGACCTCGATCCTGGCCGGCTTACCGAACCACACTCGCGCGGGGCAAGATACCTTTATCGCGGACGCGATCTATTCGTTCTGA